The sequence TTTTATACCATTAAGACAAAAGgtaatatttctaaatattcTAGCTATGGACATGATCATCAATATAAAAGACTACCCTGGCCTGAAAGAAAAGGATATTGTTGAGATATATCATCCGGAAAATGATTACCCTCGCCTGCTACTACAAGTCACTAGAGTGGATGCACCAGGAAGAGGAAGAGGTATGATAGAGTACAAATCATCAGCCATTTAACAATTtaacccccgcactcagagacatttaatgattacttaagtcactcaaAGAAATCCTTAACcgaggaatggcttaagtaacaaTTAAATGTCTCAGAGTGTGGAGATAAGTGattcatctcagccataggatgtccactgctgaacatagacctcccccttagatctccacagagtAGTCctcgctggatgcaggtcgcctgcatccagcgtcttccggcaaaaacaaattcaatttaagaaaaataaaatattgtagttGTGTCTGCATATACATatctcttttattcttattttcctgttgtagataggtaggtagatTAGAAGAAGTTTCTTTTGAAATAAGAATTACCTTCTTTCCTGCATTGTTTTTCTATTGTGTGGACggacaataatttataaataaaaaaataaccaaaaatactTGATTGAATGCTTTAAATCAGTCACTACAACTTCTATTGAATTCTACTCAATATGCATACTATGATGAGAATAAGATAAAGAGGTCAAATATTAACCTACTGAGACATAATGTGACATTGAAACACTACAAATAGTAATTAGAGTCCATTCACATGAATAATTATATAGCATGAATCTTTATATGCAAATTATGCTCATACAATGAATGAATACAGTCATAAATAGCctttatgaatttaaaattgCAATGAGTTCAACTCATTTACCTTTATCACCAtaattagtttttgtttgtttggtgtactacaaaaaaatatgttgatttaataatttaaaattatgtcaacttcacctgcctagccttttcccaactatgttagggtcagcGTCCAGCTAATCAGATGCAGCCGTGAAACAACATGGTCTAATTGCATGTCAtagcaacctgataccccttggtaaaactgtaCGGACTTTTTTACTCCTGACTACTCTTAACTATAGACAGGAATAAGCCTACTTATTTACCTATTCTATGTCGGAGCACAGACACaggacacaattgattttcttatTAGTGAAATGACAGGCTgctaaattcttttttttccaCAGATACCATCAGTGTGGAACAGAGCATAGCCACAACTTTCCAATTGAGAACATTTGCAGACGTCTATGTGAACATAGTCAATGTGGCCGATGTGGCTCTGGACTCTGTGGAGCTCACATTTAAGGATCAGTATATGGGGAGATCAGAAATGTGGAGATTGAAGAACAGCTTGGTAAGTGACATTTGTAAGctctacaaatacaaaaaaatatgtttattgaaaaacatagaaaaacttttttcaataatataaatCTGACTTTAAAAAGTGCGAAGTCTAACAAATGCTACTCTGACTGACTGACTCTGACTATTTTGATGTGGTTACATCAAGATAGGTTCAGCccaacgtgagataatcgcgcagaAACAAACCTTCAGGTCAATTTGCgccttttttttaattggttaaaaaacatattcttctcatgcataaaataaaaatattgcttaaAGTGTCAATATTGAGTCCTAAAATGTTTCAGGTAAGCACTTGTGTGTACTTAAACAAAAAGATTGAATACTGTGGAGGTGCCATAAGATGCCAAGTTTACGAGATGTGGTCCCAAGGCGACCGAGTGGCTTGCGGCGTCATCACGGAAGATACCAAGATTGTGTTCAGATCTTCAACATCCATGGTCTACCTGTTCATACAGATGTCTTCTGAAATGTGGGACTTCGATATACATGGTGACTTGTATTTCGAAAAGGCGGTAAACGGATTTCTTGCAGACCTTTTTGCTAAATGGAAGGTCAGGTCACCTCtaaaacaagaataaatatatttttatggcaaCATTGTAAAGTAAATGATATGCTGTTTGCTTTTACAGAAAAATGGTAGTAATCATGAAGTGACAATAGTGTTATTTTCAAGAACGTTTTATAAAGCCAAATCTTTGGAGGAATTCCCTCAACACATGAAGGAGTGCTTACAAAAAGATTACAGAGGCAGATTTTATGAAGACTTTTACAGGTACCTTTTAATCTAAATCTTTAAATTATCATACAATGGATTACATCCTATTATATTTCATCGGGggcataattttaaatttagcgTGTGGTTTCTCAACCACGCgctaaatttaattttttgatgTGGTGGAATTGACCACTTCCtctgttttgggaagtcgattaaaaaatatatcaatttttATACAGGGTGGCAGTTCAAAATGAGAGATATGAAGACTGGTCGAATGTTCTCCTACAGTTGCGAAGATTATTCACTGATTATCAAAAAATCGTGTTGCAATATCACGAGAGACCGAACTTGGAGATTCCGACGGCAATTAACTCTACAGCAGCTCAAGGAAACTTTCTCGAAGTGCTGAATATGAGTTTAAAtggtaaaattatattattatacagtgtgtcgtacctaatcatattCCACCCTTTCTACTGTTTTAAATTCCAGATCACAGAACAGATATAATATTAAGCTATTTTGCTTCCTTGCAGTGTTATAATTTATATCTTAATAcaacttatttttgtatttcagtATTTGAAAAACACTACTTAGACAGATGTTTCGACCGTACCGGTCAACTCAGCGTGGTTATCACACCTGGTGTCGGAGTTTTCGAAGTCGACAGAGAACTAACGAACGTTACAAAACAACGAATCATAGACAACGGTGTTGGCAGCGATTTAGTTTGCGTAGGAGAACAACCTTTACACGCCGTACCTCTTTTGAAATTCCACAACAAAGACAACAATCTCAACTCTATAGACGATTACTCTATGCCCCATTGGATTAATTTATCTTTCTATTCTACAAACAAGAAGGTTGCATATTCAAACTTTATTCCTAGAATCAAATTGCCTCCAAGGAAAAGTCAGGAGCCTTTGAGGAAAATGTATGAAGATGAACGGAAAGGGAAGTTGTTGAAGGAAGATGAATATATGCATAATTCTATATTTGATTATGATGCATATGATGCGCAAGTTTTCCAGTTGCCTCCAGCACATAGCACATGGTGAGATTTCCTTTTACCATACCTAGTTATCCATACCAAAAATCTTCAATCGTTCTCATTTAGTCTATTCTACTGATCTTTATCTATCTATTTGGCAAGAAAAGTCGCTTGGGGATAGTGCAGCTTCCAAACAGTCACatcatttttcaaatagttTCAGATGTTTTGGAAtgtttaggatacaaacaaaaaaataattctttaatAAACTTGTATTTATGTTCCTAAGTCcctacatttaaatataaaagtaatcaTGATTCGTCTTACAGCGTTCAAAGAGTGACGCGTACAAAGAAAACGTCAGTAGCTGGTTTAGAAGGCATCAGTCGGCGAAGTCCCCCTACATCCAGTTTACATCATAGGAAGATGTCGGACCCTGATATACATCATACTGTTGCGGATATACTGGCCAGTGGCAGTAAGTTTTTGttcaaagaaaatgtttattcatCATTGTTGAAAAGGCGAATGAGTTTGTGCaagattaagaaaaatatttttttgaattttatttaacaaattcattgttaaataaaattcaaaaatataaaattcatcaATCATCACACattgaaaaaacttttatgaaaaaaaaaaattaaagcgatttcaataatatacttaacaccttctcctaagtctaaaatatactatgctgaaaaccgcatcaaaatcggttcataaaacgtgagataatcgcacGCAAACATACatgcaggtcaaactgagaacctcctttttcacgtcagtaaaacaatattaaaaatgatgCCTAATCTAGACAAAATAATTttcgaaaaagaaaaaaattttaTCCTATACAGGTTGATATATTGCTGTGTGACCTATTTCACTCACTTGTTGCGAGTTCCAAAACATTTTCTGAGGCAAAAAGAATCTTGTATTTTACAATGTGTACCTCGTCCTACCAATTgtgatttctttattattttatctattatattatataaaaacttttcaGACAAACAAGGAGCATTCGACACGAACAGCGACGCGACTGATTCCCCGCTCTCAAGCAATAGACTCTCGCCGCGTAGCTCCATATCTTCTCACAAACCAGTGATCAGGACCGGACGAGCTCTCATCAATCCTTTCGACCCATCCCATGTTACTGTCAAGTTGACCAGTAATAGACGACGGTGGACACATATATTTCCTaaaggtatgtttgatatattatttttcatattaaggGTTACTTTTTTggtcagggccccgattctcctaagttaataatgtcaaaatcgaatagaaatcgaatcgcaatatgatcgtaatagcagttttaaccatatcgggcattctgctactaataaaagaccaatcgtattcgattgacatttgattggtgtgcgattggtctgctattttgatgattttggtctatacggtagtttgctgtacaatcattttgcaatcgtaaatcatttgcagacaaaatgattcattattgaatgacagaaaaggataaaaaggcttatttcaaagaaaaaatagcggaatgccacatacgcttcaatcgtaatcgagtcgggattggatttcagtcgaatcgagtcgaacgtcaatcgaaggtcgcttaagtaaaattaggagaatcgggccccagatgcTAAATCACATCAGACTTTTAGAACATTCAAATGTTACGTTGGGTGCTTATTACATATTCCCTAgttgtttttgagatatcacAAATTAGTTCAttattatacagggttactgtttcgaaaaaaaaacaacttttaatgACAGTAaataatagatatattttttacttcctttgaataaaaactaaattaaagaaaatcgtaACTGTACCCAGACTTAAAGTATGATGATTGAAAAGATTATTGAAAAGTAATGGGCTTTAAACCATATAATTCAATTGTTCCTACCCAGGTCCAACAGGAGTGTTAATACAACAGCATCATTACCAAGCGAGGCCGGCGGGCGAGCCCGCGTCCCGGACGGAAGACCATCGCATTGAAAACAATGTACCCAAGGAAAATGGATCATCTATCATCAATAATAATCACTCCATTTATCAAGTTGATGGTAAgtataatacatttatttttaataataataggcaCGTTTTTAACTACTATCTTACCTGATTTTGAAGGTTGATAATGGACCATGCCTGATTTTACTCTTGATTTAATGACTCCAGGTTGTAGTTATCGGGAATCAAACTTAAGCAGGGAATACCATTCCTTAACTTTCTGTCGAAATTGCCTTATTATATAATTtggctttttttgcaaaacgtTGTCTTTAGACGCTATCATTTTCaagtaattatatatttttctatctcTGTTTCATTCATATATGTAGATAATTCTACACATATGCGGGACAAAGACGGGTGTTTATTCAATTGACAGCACCAGTTTCAATTAGCGGTCCGTTTTTACCACATATAGGTCACTTCATTTGTTAACTTTGTAACCAATGAATAGGTGACATTACAAAAAGGGACAAATCACAAACTACAGTGGCGCCATCTACATTACATTTCACCTTTCACAGGTAACGTAATAGGCCGAAAGCGAATGATAAGCGCATCAGGTGCTTTAGCCGTACTAGGCGTCGCTTCAGGCACTCCTTCCACTACGAACAACGCGTCTTTGGCCTTACTGTGGGGCGCTACGGGCGAACAGGAGTGGACGCCCGCCCTTACAACAGGttagtgtgtatgtgtgtgtgagtgtgtgtgtgggCATCGTGCGTTTATGGCATTGGTTCGTTCATGTACATAAGGCTGATATGTTGTTGGATACTAGACTTTACGTTCGTCGGGAATAAGGTCGATTTTTGTAtgaagaattttaaaattaaactgatCCTACTGGTCTAGGCtcgttgttgttttgtttattattgtttagcAAAAAGTGATGGTGTCCAATGACGTATTTGCCAATTGGTAAAGACATTAATCAAGTAATATTATGGTCCTCAAAACTTGTCATTATTTACCAATGGTAGCATCAATATCACTTTATaaacactataaaaaataatttagtgtcAATGTGAAAGTCCTGGTtgatataaaattgttattgtattttgaaCGTAATTAAATGTAACTTGTTATAAGGTTACTCACACAATCATTTGTTCATTTTCAAATTCTTCTTCTAGATTTTTCTTGCATGCAATAATGCACTATAgttcattttaaaacaataaaaaactgttAACACATTTAAAACCAAATTTTTGCATGCCTTATGAACCTTGTGCTGGTGTTGATAAGGTTCATTTTTTATTGGTGTATTACAGCGGATATTTGCATACATACACGTAGAACATACACAGTTATAAAAGCAAGATGAAAGTATTGCCTATGGATATCTAGAAGAAGATTTTGAAATATGTCCATATTTAATGTCCATCGTAATCTTGTAAATGGGAGTCTAAACAGAGTCCAATTTCTCCATAATTGATACTCTGTATTGGTTTTGGTTATCatgataaaattatatgtttctgtgtTGTATTAAATGTTCACAATTTTGATGTTTCATGATACCATCGCGTTGAAAAATTCTCTTCAAACCTCATTGGAACGAAGCGAACCGAGCTATAGGTTTGATATTCCATTTATTGGATTTGCATTGAGTAGTTTctgcataattattattattttgtgtttcattagtatttattttatatgcgCTACGGGGGagacattttatataatatgtgtgcttttaagtttataaatctatttttattttatttatgtattcacaataatatttccacgatgtataaattaattaattgtaacgaAACCAAAACTTATTGTATAACATTACAGTTTGAATGTCTAGCACGTACCAAGTAAAGAGTTATTATTTCTGACTGCAAAATAGCTGATCCCATTTGCCCACCTTGTgtctgttttatttacatattactTCCTAAGATATAAAGACAAATTTTTCAGGTCCTGAAACtcctctatttattttatttcatttcatcttACAAGCTAACAGATGACACATCCAAAACACTCTAATGATGATCTCTAAACCATCATCGAAATAtgttaatgaaaaattaaaatgagatgtttttagttacaaaattctcaatttttttaaatatgtttgcaATAATAGCATcattttactaatattttaattattcaccAGCATGCGTTATGCTTATATGGTCCTTACCGCTTAGTAAATAGCACATCTGCCATTTCCATCAACTCATTGGTATTCCAAATTACTACTATTTTTtactaaacatttattttcagcttctcgaaatattttccttcacaGTTTGTCAATaacatattaaaatgtttagattATTTACCTCTAGAATTTTTGAAGCTACTTTGGTATGCTTGCATGTGGAGTGAATGACATATCTACGTACTACTTATGGATATtgtttataaaatgtattactGATATACTGAAAGTATCATTTAAGACTTATATGAAGTATATAAAGGTATGGTTCGCAAACTGAATGCGGAATGATTGCTTGCTTGTGGAGGATTGCAGAAGCAAAATTGCAGAATTGTAGTGTTCCGTTCGAAACACAGCTCACGCTGGTTTTCGTGCTTTCAAAGATATTGGTATAGGTAAAGATGCCTTTATGAATGGAAAAACTCTACAGTGTGATTTTAAGCAATAGCGAAGCCAACTACTTTTATTGCTAACGCCTTATCTGAAGATCAAAAGAACTTCAATTTTAGATAGACACCACCCAaatgaaatcaaaattaaaccaaaaatataataggtCTAATCCTTATCAGGTGTCGACTGGAAATCGTTAACTATTCCGGCGTGTTTGCCGATTACCACGGATTATTTCCCGGACAAACGGTCTCTACAGAACGACTATTTAGTATCCGACTATAATCTTCTGCCGGATGACGTGAACGCCGATTTTGCACAGAACAGAGCAATTTATAAGGAGCCTTTAACGACTATGGAGGTTTTCAAAGAATTGGTGTCACAGAGATTGGCTCAGGTGAGTGGATTTTTAgagtaaaaatgtaaatatctatatgtgtataaaaatgaaacccgctttccgttgtcacgacataacattaAAACAGCTTGACCGAttaggctgaaaattagaggggaggtaacttagacccatccggctacgggacgcgggtgaaaccgcgggggaaaactagtaatttataaaaatgaagGTATGACAATAGTATGTTGCAAAAGTACTGCCTCttaaaaacacacaaacatcaaacatatttgtttttggtcttaaaaaaaacattctttgaTTTTTGACGTATACAAGACTTTTAAAGTGAAAACTTTAATGTGAGCATCTTAGTAAAATGTCTTCCACCCATCAATTTACCTTATATAAATTCTTTAAATATCTAAATTCCATAATTCCAGGGTTTCCAACTCATAGTGGGAGTAAACGAGAACGAAGTCATAGAAGCTCACTGCCCATCCACGGCAGCCCCCCCGCCATCCAAAGTAGCACCTCAATGTGGCAAACCTGCCAACGTAGCCCCCACTAAACGGTACCTGCTCTCTATAGGAAGAATCTTCCATAAACTCACGCTGGTTGGATCTACCATCACCGTTACTAGATATAGACCCAGGTAAGGTTGGAATGTCTGTTTTAGATAAATAGGTCTATGTTtgcttttaataataattaagtataaagTAACAGATTTTTCTATTGGAAGCTTAACTTAGTAGTAAAGATTTATGAACTCATGCAATACTTTGCGGAAATAAGTTCCTAACATCTTCTCAATATAAACTATGGTAGGTTAAATAGAGTgtatcttatttactttctgaGGTAAACGAATGGAGGAATTTGAGACTTGTAGGTTCCTTGGGTTTATAtacaccattttgaaaaataaatggcaATTAATGTGACACGAAGCTCAACACTAAACAGATTAAATCAATTCCTCAGTATTCATCACTTATAACCGAAACTTCCAGACATCCATACCCGCCATTTAACATCCACTACCGCTACCGTTTCCACGCTCCAAACCACGATACATACGAAGTATCCTGGGTTTCCTTCACCACGGAAAAACTGGAAACTTATAACTGGAACTATATGGACCACTACATTTGTACGAGAGGGGACACAGATTTCGCTTTGGCCGAGGTGATTGTCACGGTAAATGGTAACGGCAGTACTATTTGTAAGCTTTATTGCTTAATAACACTGCTGCCGggccgtttttttttgtttttttttggtttacgTGTGGTTTTTTTCCGGATTTTTGTTTAACAGTGTAGAGCTTCAAAGTGCTTTGTAGACACACTAACTTTTGGCACATAATTTGATATCTGCACTTAGTAAACATAGTCCGAAATGAGACAGTTATGGGGTTTATTTAAAGCCAATGGTTGCAATATTAAAATGGTTAGTGAAAAGAGCTGCTTAAAATTCTTTATACTAATAACTAtggcaatattttttctctatatttCAAGATTGTATTCTCttggtttctataaaactgCTAAAGTAATCTGAACTTAAAATCCGGATAAAACTACACGTAAAATCAACCACCGactaacaaaaaacaatttctaGGCTCTCAAATATTGGAGGTTCCGTACACTTCTGCTGCCTCT is a genomic window of Helicoverpa zea isolate HzStark_Cry1AcR chromosome 6, ilHelZeax1.1, whole genome shotgun sequence containing:
- the LOC124631008 gene encoding GATOR complex protein Iml1 isoform X8; this translates as MKSFKLIVHQSSFSPMDMIINIKDYPGLKEKDIVEIYHPENDYPRLLLQVTRVDAPGRGRDTISVEQSIATTFQLRTFADVYVNIVNVADVALDSVELTFKDQYMGRSEMWRLKNSLVSTCVYLNKKIEYCGGAIRCQVYEMWSQGDRVACGVITEDTKIVFRSSTSMVYLFIQMSSEMWDFDIHGDLYFEKAVNGFLADLFAKWKKNGSNHEVTIVLFSRTFYKAKSLEEFPQHMKECLQKDYRGRFYEDFYRVAVQNERYEDWSNVLLQLRRLFTDYQKIVLQYHERPNLEIPTAINSTAAQGNFLEVLNMSLNVFEKHYLDRCFDRTGQLSVVITPGVGVFEVDRELTNVTKQRIIDNGVGSDLVCVGEQPLHAVPLLKFHNKDNNLNSIDDYSMPHWINLSFYSTNKKVAYSNFIPRIKLPPRKSQEPLRKMYEDERKGKLLKEDEYMHNSIFDYDAYDAQVFQLPPAHSTCVQRVTRTKKTSVAGLEGISRRSPPTSSLHHRKMSDPDIHHTVADILASGNKQGAFDTNSDATDSPLSSNRLSPRSSISSHKPVIRTGRALINPFDPSHVTVKLTSNRRRWTHIFPKGPTGVLIQQHHYQARPAGEPASRTEDHRIENNVPKENGSSIINNNHSIYQVDGNVIGRKRMISASGALAVLGVASGTPSTTNNASLALLWGATGEQEWTPALTTANRAIGVDWKSLTIPACLPITTDYFPDKRSLQNDYLVSDYNLLPDDVNADFAQNRAIYKEPLTTMEVFKELVSQRLAQGFQLIVGVNENEVIEAHCPSTAAPPPSKVAPQCGKPANVAPTKRYLLSIGRIFHKLTLVGSTITVTRYRPRHPYPPFNIHYRYRFHAPNHDTYEVSWVSFTTEKLETYNWNYMDHYICTRGDTDFALAEALKYWRFRTLLLPLYNPATKQIMDDNIIHCDIYPTPTRHDLDQLTDGFLKMTEQYFNKVKRPNKQRGGVSNSPFRERVGSTRLPDRPRLRIEAMAAAKTVLERTQSQTGECDDTYDDGVPEPRLKANASLAEIVDRMRSPQLGVGFLQQTVSLPSHTFVSIYAIHWLQANMEGVSYEKATSIMEKLLQEKLICHASGDTTKRFVVGYYMYHILPQKKDKDNMSDYVKPLGDLRSFENEWMEVEVLGPRSPLLPAETLTGAIDISGTSPVTDDTGVPAFLCDNIDPSYMQLGSDSDMPLYKNTHLDIDVSNKSDRIEWGHARYQATFRPDQAYEMCIQWAVASGNIVAELIFGWARKAQSCRLQMVPIPADPLALPFTLKSDPLRGPIYVPLNEEPLLRSKVTLFEGFSEDTWLERLFLFQEAIVGRFGFIKCTVESTSHEAGVGDHLYVHVTGNMFILIPTTVKSEQRALRTKPANKPLNASRYPVHPEAAPSPHEGYITRHVSGKNKDDYDNNRRMGFLWSWNHMISKKWKSSLTPATGDEGFQMRMLRDFKHFCANQEQRLSQFWDQCWEMREKARGMQSC
- the LOC124631008 gene encoding GATOR complex protein Iml1 isoform X3, whose amino-acid sequence is MKSFKLIVHQSSFSPMDMIINIKDYPGLKEKDIVEIYHPENDYPRLLLQVTRVDAPGRGRDTISVEQSIATTFQLRTFADVYVNIVNVADVALDSVELTFKDQYMGRSEMWRLKNSLVSTCVYLNKKIEYCGGAIRCQVYEMWSQGDRVACGVITEDTKIVFRSSTSMVYLFIQMSSEMWDFDIHGDLYFEKAVNGFLADLFAKWKKNGSNHEVTIVLFSRTFYKAKSLEEFPQHMKECLQKDYRGRFYEDFYRVAVQNERYEDWSNVLLQLRRLFTDYQKIVLQYHERPNLEIPTAINSTAAQGNFLEVLNMSLNVFEKHYLDRCFDRTGQLSVVITPGVGVFEVDRELTNVTKQRIIDNGVGSDLVCVGEQPLHAVPLLKFHNKDNNLNSIDDYSMPHWINLSFYSTNKKVAYSNFIPRIKLPPRKSQEPLRKMYEDERKGKLLKEDEYMHNSIFDYDAYDAQVFQLPPAHSTCVQRVTRTKKTSVAGLEGISRRSPPTSSLHHRKMSDPDIHHTVADILASGNKQGAFDTNSDATDSPLSSNRLSPRSSISSHKPVIRTGRALINPFDPSHVTVKLTSNRRRWTHIFPKGPTGVLIQQHHYQARPAGEPASRTEDHRIENNVPKENGSSIINNNHSIYQVDGNVIGRKRMISASGALAVLGVASGTPSTTNNASLALLWGATGEQEWTPALTTGVDWKSLTIPACLPITTDYFPDKRSLQNDYLVSDYNLLPDDVNADFAQNRAIYKEPLTTMEVFKELVSQRLAQGFQLIVGVNENEVIEAHCPSTAAPPPSKVAPQCGKPANVAPTKRYLLSIGRIFHKLTLVGSTITVTRYRPRHPYPPFNIHYRYRFHAPNHDTYEVSWVSFTTEKLETYNWNYMDHYICTRGDTDFALAEVIVTALKYWRFRTLLLPLYNPATKQIMDDNIIHCDIYPTPTRHDLDQLTDGFLKMTEQYFNKVKRPNKQRMALAGGGAADAQLTRRRHSTSILTRSAQGGVSNSPFRERVGSTRLPDRPRLRIEAMAAAKTVLERTQSQTGECDDTYDDGVPEPRLKANASLAEIVDRMRSPQLGVGFLQQTVSLPSHTFVSIYAIHWLQANMEGVSYEKATSIMEKLLQEKLICHASGDTTKRFVVGYYMYHILPQKKDKDNMSDYVKPLGDLRSFENEWMEVEVLGPRSPLLPAETLTGAIDISGTSPVTDDTGVPAFLCDNIDPSYMQLGSDSDMPLYKNTHLDIDVSNKSDRIEWGHARYQATFRPDQAYEMCIQWAVASGNIVAELIFGWARKAQSCRLQMVPIPADPLALPFTLKSDPLRGPIYVPLNEEPLLRSKVTLFEGFSEDTWLERLFLFQEAIVGRFGFIKCTVESTSHEAGVGDHLYVHVTGNMFILIPTTVKSEQRALRTKPANKPLNASRYPVHPEAAPSPHEGYITRHVSGKNKDDYDNNRRMGFLWSWNHMISKKWKSSLTPATGDEGFQMRMLRDFKHFCANQEQRLSQFWDQCWEMREKARGMQSC
- the LOC124631008 gene encoding GATOR complex protein Iml1 isoform X4; protein product: MKSFKLIVHQSSFSPMDMIINIKDYPGLKEKDIVEIYHPENDYPRLLLQVTRVDAPGRGRDTISVEQSIATTFQLRTFADVYVNIVNVADVALDSVELTFKDQYMGRSEMWRLKNSLVSTCVYLNKKIEYCGGAIRCQVYEMWSQGDRVACGVITEDTKIVFRSSTSMVYLFIQMSSEMWDFDIHGDLYFEKAVNGFLADLFAKWKKNGSNHEVTIVLFSRTFYKAKSLEEFPQHMKECLQKDYRGRFYEDFYRVAVQNERYEDWSNVLLQLRRLFTDYQKIVLQYHERPNLEIPTAINSTAAQGNFLEVLNMSLNVFEKHYLDRCFDRTGQLSVVITPGVGVFEVDRELTNVTKQRIIDNGVGSDLVCVGEQPLHAVPLLKFHNKDNNLNSIDDYSMPHWINLSFYSTNKKVAYSNFIPRIKLPPRKSQEPLRKMYEDERKGKLLKEDEYMHNSIFDYDAYDAQVFQLPPAHSTCVQRVTRTKKTSVAGLEGISRRSPPTSSLHHRKMSDPDIHHTVADILASGNKQGAFDTNSDATDSPLSSNRLSPRSSISSHKPVIRTGRALINPFDPSHVTVKLTSNRRRWTHIFPKGPTGVLIQQHHYQARPAGEPASRTEDHRIENNVPKENGSSIINNNHSIYQVDGNVIGRKRMISASGALAVLGVASGTPSTTNNASLALLWGATGEQEWTPALTTGVDWKSLTIPACLPITTDYFPDKRSLQNDYLVSDYNLLPDDVNADFAQNRAIYKEPLTTMEVFKELVSQRLAQGFQLIVGVNENEVIEAHCPSTAAPPPSKVAPQCGKPANVAPTKRYLLSIGRIFHKLTLVGSTITVTRYRPRHPYPPFNIHYRYRFHAPNHDTYEVSWVSFTTEKLETYNWNYMDHYICTRGDTDFALAEALKYWRFRTLLLPLYNPATKQIMDDNIIHCDIYPTPTRHDLDQLTDGFLKMTEQYFNKVKRPNKQRMALAGGGAADAQLTRRRHSTSILTRSAQGGVSNSPFRERVGSTRLPDRPRLRIEAMAAAKTVLERTQSQTGECDDTYDDGVPEPRLKANASLAEIVDRMRSPQLGVGFLQQTVSLPSHTFVSIYAIHWLQANMEGVSYEKATSIMEKLLQEKLICHASGDTTKRFVVGYYMYHILPQKKDKDNMSDYVKPLGDLRSFENEWMEVEVLGPRSPLLPAETLTGAIDISGTSPVTDDTGVPAFLCDNIDPSYMQLGSDSDMPLYKNTHLDIDVSNKSDRIEWGHARYQATFRPDQAYEMCIQWAVASGNIVAELIFGWARKAQSCRLQMVPIPADPLALPFTLKSDPLRGPIYVPLNEEPLLRSKVTLFEGFSEDTWLERLFLFQEAIVGRFGFIKCTVESTSHEAGVGDHLYVHVTGNMFILIPTTVKSEQRALRTKPANKPLNASRYPVHPEAAPSPHEGYITRHVSGKNKDDYDNNRRMGFLWSWNHMISKKWKSSLTPATGDEGFQMRMLRDFKHFCANQEQRLSQFWDQCWEMREKARGMQSC